GTGTGAATAATGGTGCAAATGGGATTTCAATATTTGGGCACAAGAGGCATGAGAAGTGGGTATGAGAGGCTTGGAAAACAACGTTGTTGGGTGAAATCTGTGAATGGAAGATTACAAAATATTAGGTTGTCATGAGAATGTACAATGATGTTGTCAACAGAATGAACCTGCAGGAAGTGTTTGGTAATGCTGCTGTTGTTATTCCCACACAATGGGGTCTTCCTGTAATCTCTCATCATTATCATCCAAATTTATTATGTCATTTTACTATTGCTTTCATAAAATTTAGAttgtaagaaaaagaaaaagaaaaaaaaaagacacacACCTTTTCATCATGAGCAGGGCCACCAAAAGAAGAGGGCCTCTTTGCAGCTTGACTTGCAGCAGCATTTGCAGACGGCACTTCATTTCTTCGATTAGGATGATTAGAGTGAGATTTCATACTGAAGAAGCCTTGGTGGAGGCTTGTAATTGGGCTGATTTCTTGCCACATTCTCTTCCTTCCTTGCAAACCTCTCTCCTTTTAAGAGGATTATAACTGCagcattcaaattcaaattgatATATCAAACCAAAAGCCTATATACAATTGAAAACCAAACTTCACGAAATTCAAAACTAGAATATCAAGGCACTTAATATATCTGTAgccaattttattcaaaatcactttttaaaatcaaaagcaACACAACCTTTTTAATTGCAATTTATTTTGAAGCATACAGTTGAAATTTCAATTTTGCATAAAACATCTCCTAAAACAAGATAATACTGTTAAACCAAACTACAAATCAAAACAGATtgaataacaaaacaaaaagtaattaaaaattttagataccattataacaaaaacataaaacaatTTAGAATTTCAAATAACCTTAAAAACATATCCCCCATTATACTAATGCGCTTACCGGTATTGATAGAATCAGGCTAACTCGTTTTATGGCTATATATAACCAATAAGCAAAATGATGAGAAATATGCTGACTAAGTAATTGATTGCTTTCCAAGGTAGAGGAGGCCTCTGCTTGaacctgaaataaaaaaaaaaaacaaaaaaattaaaagtaaagatATTAGGAACTGAGTTGATATGTGATACCAATTCTTTGGACATAAGATACTTTTAAGTGAAAGAAAAACCTGAAGTGGATTTCATGTTTTCGATATTGATTATGGATAACtcaattctttttctgtttcttgATGGAGTATAAGACACTTTTAAGTGAAAGAAAAACCTGCAGTTTCAATATTGATTATGGACTACTTCTCTAGTTTTCAATAAGCTCTAAATTAGTTCAGAACCAGTCCATCTAATTTTTAACCAGCTCATAATTGTTATCCATTTTCTGAACTTGCATCCAAGTATAGGGATGATATTCTAAAAATCATACAATTGGAAAAACCacagaattagaaacatttttataTTCTGAGCAATAATGCAAACAAAATCTTAATGAAACTCTACAGAAAGCATTTCAAACACTTAAAATTAGGATCTGAAATCCAAATATAAACGGAGCAAGAAAGCAAGAATGGCTGATCAAGCAAGCAAGAAAGGAGAAGACAGAGCAAACAAAATATTAGGATCTGAAACACTTAGACACTTCAATTTTAGGTTAATCTGCCAGATTCATTAGGATCAACCAAGCAAACAGAGTAAAAGTAGTAATACAGAGAGAGAATCACATGCTTCTAAATATTGAAAcctaaatcaaaaaataaatggaGAAGACCTACCGAAAGCGGCGATCTTGTGCGTCTACATGCAAGAACGGCGGCGGTACAAGCGGCGGAGGTGTGATGTTGTAACAAGAACAGTAACGGGCGGATCTGAGGTGGATCGGATGGAAATGAGATCCAAGGAGTAGGATGATGGACGGCGACTGTCGGCAATGGTAACGGTTACGGCGGTGGTGATCGGCGATGGAGGAAAGCATGCGAATTAACCCAGTGTCGAtacttctcttcctttttcagtttctctttctctctccagTTTTTAATTTCATCTAGGgataataaaaagaaagtaataataaagtttagtggcaataataataatgaccactataataatttaaataaattaaaattataagtaataaaagataataattttttgacaataataataatgactactataatatatagtaataatgataaatatataattatcataaaaacataacttaaattaaaaaattagtagtcATTATATTATTGTCACTAAAAGTTTGTGgctaaaatacatttttttttatagtgaataggagttcttattttttttttctttacatgttatttttttcactgattaactatatttttcataaatgtTAATTGTTTCCTAGTATTTGATAGTCAACTTAACATAGTGATAGGAATAGTGTAtaactaataatataaataggATGGGTCCCTACGGTTTTTGTTTCCTACAACTAAagcaaaatctttaaaattatattgtaTAACCATGagaaaattatttgtttaaattttacaCTACAAGAATTAGGCTGATTAGCTACTATAAAAATAGTCGTAAAATCATCGTTAATCTgacacaaaatataatttatgatGAATTAGCTATTATCTAGCAACTAATGCTTGATTCACTAATTACAAGTCGCAGATCAGTGAGGCAAACACAACAGtcactaatttatttaaaaattttttagcaaCCGAATAGATAGTCGCAAATCTAGCACTAAAGTAAAAGCTAATTCCATATATAGAAGAAATAGATTAAACAGTAGATGCTAATTAGCGACAAACTTTACTACAGTAGACTTGTTGCTAAATATAAACTATCTTCGTAGACAAAATGGAATGCTTAGTTGACGTTAATTATCGAGAAATTTTTCCGAACCTAACTCATCGCAAGTTGTCCGCTAATAATGATTGCAAATCTAtcacattttgtaacaaatttatagctaatttttgaaaatccttaATCAAATTTCTAGAAATGTTGTCGCTAAATCAAAGCTATTCTAAATGAGAAAGCAAAATCACAAATTAGTTACAAATTTGCTAGAAAATAATATGTAGTTAATTAGTTGCAATACTATTGCAAATGTGATCATGCTTCTATAAAATTCATTATACATTATACATCTAAGTTCCTCGTtgcacattaaaaattaaaaaaaatacaaacaaacaaCACCTAAGACTTGGCAGTTGATATAGTGAGATAAATATATTAAACCGCATACTTGCTTTTTCAAAACTGTAGGTATCTACATTAGTATCTATGTTCGCAAATACAGTTGGTTGATTTGTTGAGATACTACTGAACAAGgtaaaaatattgttttcttCATCATTCCTCCCTTTTATTATTATGCACAAGATATAAAGAAAATCATCTATTTTAGTAAACTTGCAGGcatgagaaagaaaatgaaaagacgAGAAAATGAAAAGACGATAAGCCTAAGCATTAGGTGAATTATTTTTCAAGGAATAGTGCTAGTAAATATATTTCATGTTCAACACGAAGTATATCATAATGAATTTTTTGAACCTAATGTGTAATGATTTACTAACACAACAGTATCATACAAGCTtaatgtaatataattatttccatgagtaaaaaacaagaaataggaaggaaagaaaatgagaattcaACTATGAAATAGATAGTCAGGTATTCAACgaaattttcttctcttttcctaACAAATTAACAAATGATAGGTTCTATTAATACTTTGATGCCAAGGGAGTTAACTACAAGTCTATAATCGTTCATTAGTTTCTAATCATCTAGACCTCACGAATAATTCAAGCacaagaatattataaactactTAACCAATCAATATATGCTACCAAAAGTAACAATTTAAAAGGTCACAAAAATTACTTCCAATGAGCagaaaaagaagcaacaaaattgcaatttcaagaacaaaaatataaaatgctTATCCTTAAAATAGGAAGAGTTGCATTTCTATACATTTGTTGATAAGTTAAGCAAATTACGAATGTCTAGAGAACAATTTTCTTTGCGATTTTGTCCAGCTATACCTATGCTGTTAGAACAGTTATCTGACCTAAGCATATGTAGATATGTTGTCAATACTTCCTtcgttcaaaatattatttttgtttgtagAAAAGAAGGAGTTAATCGCTATTCCAGTGAATAGCCACcaatttttcaataaaactaCACTCTCCCAAGACTCAACCAACCAAACTCCATCAACATAACTAACTTCaatgttttatttcttttgtgtTAACAATTTGGCATTCTTGACTAAAAATTTCTATCAAAGCATAAGTGATAACATGCACCTAATCAAACATTTACATATCAGGAGAcaaaagaaatagaaacaaaaaaatcagtTTCTATATTGAAATAATAAGCAATTGAGAATGGCATGTCAAACTCAATGGAGCCATTagaaattcataaaaattatatttatacattaaaattatattttgtaaacACAAATTACTTTAAAAAGCAGCATAAAATCTATGTtcgtttataatttttttcattctattttcacATAGAGTACCATtccaataatataattaatgtaaaatggataaaaaaataatttataaggaCAAATTGAAATTGAGCAGCAATGCTATGAGGCACTAAGTACAATTTCCAAGTGAACTAATGCATAAATTGATTTAGTTAGGGGAAAGAGGTGCATACATGGTGAATATTAGGAAGCAATTGTTCTTCTACTCTAAAGTGGCTTCTGATGGGAGTCCTGCAAAACCAAAGGCATAAGAAAATGGAAcaaacacacacaaacacatacaaggcaataacacaaacacaaacacatacaaggaaatagaataataaaaatagaaattaaaaaatcaaactcatAACAATAAACTTACAAACAGAACATCAAGAATTAGAATCATAGACATAGAAATCAAGGATAAATCAAATACTGTCAACAATAACTAGTAACAAATTAGAAGTTCAGACTAATAATCAACATAATAAATAGAACAATAAGAAACCTTACAATAACAAggataaaaaatcaataatagcCGCATAAATTAACATAAGAACAAATCagagaaaaaatcaaaacaataaataGTTTACTACAAGAATAAGTAATCATAACagtaattagaaatttagaatcaTAACAATAATCGGGATTTCAGAATCATAAGCTCaagcttaattattttttccAGAAAAAAATTTTCCTGTTCACTGAGAAGCAGAACACCAATTTAGAAtatcaatattaattatttattttaaaccaaaaagaaaatactGGTTTACCTGAGAAGAAGAATAGGGAAAGGCTTAGTtgagtagagaagaagaagaacagggGTAGCAATGTCGGGGAAAAAGGGGCATAGAAGTGCCGAGAACTAATCATCACTGAGGGTCGTCGTCATCGCTAAAGCAGGGCAGCACTATCGGCGTGAAGTAGAGGGCACTGAGAAGTAGTCGAGCAGAGAAGCACTGAGAAGCTGGGCAGCACtgttggtgcacaaaattgtgatcacacttttcacgactccgcacaactaaccagcaagtgcactaggtcgtccaagtaataccttacgtgagtaaaggtcgatcccatggagattgtcggcttgaagcaagctatggttatcttgtaaatcttagtcaggagattaatgataaaaatggttttgtttatgaaaagtaaataacatgaaATGAATGATACTTGTGATTCAGTAATGACGAACATGTTGAGATTtcagagatgctctgtcttctgaatctctgttttcctactgtcttcctttCTCAAATGCGCAAGGctccttctatggcaggctgtatgttggtagatcaccgttgtcaatggctaccatccgtcctctcagtgaaaatggtccaggtacagtttctgtacggctaatcatctatcgatTCTCACtagtgtcggaataggatctctttATCCTTTaacacactgtcactgcacccaacattcgtgagtttgaagctcgtcatagtcatcccttcccagaccCTACTTggaccacagacaaggtttagactttttggatctcaggaatgctgccaattggttctagcctctaccacgaaggttctaatctcacagatttgaatgctctattgttggtgcacaaaattgtgatcacacttttcacaactctgcacaactaaccagcaagtgcactgggtcatccaattaataccttacgtgagtaagggtcgatcccacggagattgacggcttgaagcaagctatggtcatcatgTGAATCTCAGTcgggcagattcaaatggttatgaggtattgataatcaaaaggtaaataaaacagaaaataacattgagatacttatgtaattcagtggtgggaatttcagataagtgtttggagatgctttgttgcttctgaacctctgctttcctattgtcttcatccagtcatgcgtgctcccttccatggcaagctataggatcctcttagtgaaaatggtcctctacaatttctgtacggctaatcaactgtcggatttctcgtctcggatgaaaaacaCCGGGTACAACTACCgcatgactaatcatctgtcggttctcactagCGTCCGAATAagatctattgatccttttgcacactatcactgcACCCAACATTCGCAAGATTGAAGCTCTtcatagtcatcccttcccagatccttctcggaataccacagacaaggtttagactttccggatcttaggaatgttGTCTAttgttctagcctataccacgaagatcctaatctcagattcagatgctctgttgtcaggagagatgatgtgaatcgttgattagagatccaagagaatatacttcggctgtcgtccaatgactacattgaacatcatgtagaccgctttgtggttgtcaggcacgcggatcttggctaagcgagtactgaagatagagggtgattgtcatgggtcaccccttcagtctgacttaactgaattaagtacaagagtatatcttggagaagacgtaggcgtgaattgaatgaaaaaccatagtacttgcattaattcatgaggaacagtagagctcctcaccttaatctatgaggtgtagaaactcacccgttgaaaatacataagaacaaaatgaGTAGAtggtgctatttatactaaactagtataAATAGTGAAAAGGGTTCGAAGAACTCCCAAAAGGTCAAAGACtcccaatacaatagtaaaaagtgctatttatactaaattagtaaactaggtttacagaaaataagtagatggtgcagaaatccacttctggagtccacttggtgtgtgtttgggctgagccttgaagctttcacgtgcataggccatccttggagtttaactccagctttggtgccagttccggcgttttacgccagaaaagggtctctggtgggtgtttggacgccagtttgggccatcaaatctcaggcaaagtatggactattatacattgctggaaagcccaagatatctactttccatcgcaattgagaacgcaccaattgagcttctataactcaagaaaattcacttcgagtgtaggaaggtcagaatccaacagcatgtgcagtccttttttagcctttgaatcagatttttgctcaagtccctcaatttcagccagaaaatacctgaaatcacagaaaaacacacaaactcatagtaatgtccaaaaatgtaaattttgcataaaaactaataaaaatatattaaaaagtaactaaaacatactaaaaactacctaaaaataatgccaaaaggcgtataaattatccgctcatcacaacgccaaacttaaattgttgcttgtcctcaagcaaatgaaaacaaaataggataaaaagaagagaatatacaataaatcccaaaatatcaatgaagcttagttctaattagatgagcgggacttgtaactttttgcttctgaatagttttggcatctcactttatcctttgaaattcagaatgattggcatctataggaactcagaattaagatagtgttattgattctcctagtttagtatgttgattcttgaacacagctacttatgaatcttggccgtgaccctaagcatcttgttttccagtattgccaccggatacataaatgccacagacacataactgggtgaaccttttcagattgtgactcagcacactcttttgctttggatcacgactttaaccacttagtctcaagcttttcacttgaaccTTCATGacataagcacatggttagggacagcttgatttagccgcttaggccaggattttattcctttgtgccctcctatccattgatgctcaaagccttggatcctctttacccgtgccttttagtttaaatggttactggctttttgctcttgccttttggtttaaagagctattggctttttctacttgctttttctttttctttctttttttggcaagctttttcttttttcactgctttttcttgcttcaagaatcaattttatgatttttcagattatcaataatatttctcttttttcattattctttcaagggccaaaaattttaaaattcataaacttcactataaaaaatatgcattgttcaagcattcatttagaaaagaaaaagtattgccaccacatcaaaataattaaactaatttcaagatagatttcaaaattcatgtactttttgttcttttgcaattagaaacatttttcatttaagaaaggtgaaggattcatgggacattcatagcttcaaggcatagacactagacactaatgatcatgtaataaagacacaaacatagacaaaacataaagcataagaaatgaaaaaacagaaaaataaataacaaggaaattaaagaacgggtctaccttagtgatggcggctaattcttcctcttgaagatcatATGGAGTGCTTTAGCTCCTCAATAtatcttccttgcctttgttgctcctccctcatggctctttggtcctctctaatttcataaaggataatggagtgctcttggtgctccatccttagttgctccatgttggaactcaaatttcctaaagaggtgttgagttgctcccaatagttgtgtggaggaaaatgcatcccttgaggcatctcagggatttcttgatgaggaagttcctcatgctcttgttgaggtccatgagtgagctctcttgtttgcttcatcctctttttagtaatgggcttgtgagatgaatatctccatcttccatgactcagagttggaagcaactgccttccctttcctctttctagaggtatggaaaaaaaaagcagagcttttttccacaccaaacttaaaaggtttgctcgtcgtcgagcaaaagaagaaagataggAGTGATGAGGGGATCATATAGGAATGGAGTGGAGAGGGAATTCTTGTAATAAGGGTCAGGTTTGGGAGGGAgatggtttaaatttgaatggGTGGGGGTAAGTAGGTTGTATGATGGTTTTGGAGGAGAAttggaggtgattggtggagGTTATTTTGGGGGagagtgttatggaaaggtgtgaaaaggagagaaagtgagttggggtaggtagggatcctgtggggttcacagatcctgaggtgtcaaggatttctcactcctgcacctttctggcatttaaatgccctCTGTGTGgcatttctggtgttaaacgctagGCTGatccccctttctggcgttaaacaccaatctggctgccagttctggcatttaacgcccagaatgctgccagattgggtgttaaacacccattctgctacccttattgatgtttaacgccagccagacaccaggcacccttttctggtgttaaacgccagtctatgtgccatttctggcgtttaacagccagaatggt
This portion of the Arachis duranensis cultivar V14167 chromosome 6, aradu.V14167.gnm2.J7QH, whole genome shotgun sequence genome encodes:
- the LOC107493735 gene encoding uncharacterized protein LOC107493735; the protein is MLSSIADHHRRNRYHCRQSPSIILLLGSHFHPIHLRSARYCSCYNITPPPLVPPPFLHVDAQDRRFRFFFHLKVSYTPSRNRKRIELSIINIENMKSTSGSSRGLLYLGKQSITYYNPLKRREVCKEGRECGKKSAQLQASTKASSV